The following coding sequences lie in one Arachis ipaensis cultivar K30076 chromosome B05, Araip1.1, whole genome shotgun sequence genomic window:
- the LOC110262943 gene encoding protein STRUBBELIG-like, which yields MGCTNLVLHVRLFVTLMVILAGTFCAVGDTDVVDVAAISSLYVAFGSPPLLGWKPVGGDPCFEMWQGVGCVFSNITSIRLDGLNLGGELGSNLNFPSILKM from the exons ATGGGATGTACGAATTTGGTGTTGCATGTTCGACTCTTTGTTACTCTGATGGTGATTCTTGCTGGAACTTTCTGTGCAGTTGGTGACACTGACGTAGTTGATG TTGCAGCAATCAGTAGTCTATATGTTGCTTTTGGCTCACCACCTCTTCTAGGGTGGAAGCCTGTCGGAGGAGATCCATGTTTTGAAATGTGGCAAGGTGTTGGCTGTGTATTTTCCAACATCACTTCCAT AAGACTTGATGGCCTGAATTTGGGTGGAGAGCTTGGTAGTAATTTGAATTTTCCATCCATCTTAAAAATGTAA